A single region of the Glycine max cultivar Williams 82 chromosome 20, Glycine_max_v4.0, whole genome shotgun sequence genome encodes:
- the LOC100792169 gene encoding zinc finger protein 7, with protein MMNCLAMVCMTLIDQLILTPEFCMFHAFYCFVITNIVLHQCRRCLNGKLTKAKICSILSNCLKEVSSRQIHINMMTPNLNLEPEDDFKVLIQVGSDKSIRETSHDLTKADPDPGPVSLDLSLNFNPGDEELKVTSDTNCEVGPETHASASAIPRVFSCNYCWRKFFSSQALGGHQNAHKRERTMAKHAMRMGMFAERYTSLASLPLHGSSFQSLGLEAHAAMHQGHVHHHSMRAPDIRAAAKFGKDYFRMPIFLEDDDVGLFWPGSFRQTDERGGVNLGHGEHAHNSNTCFVVATAPPAQTSASPDLTLRL; from the coding sequence ATGATGAATTGCTTGGCCATGGTTTGCATGACTTTGATTGACCAGTTGATATTAACACCAGAATTTTGTATGTTCCATGCCTTTTATTGCTTTGTCATAACAAATATTGTGCTTCATCAATGCAGGCGATGCCTAAATGGTAAGCTAACCAAAGCAAAAATTTGTTCCATTCTTTCCAATTGCTTAAAAGAAGTTAGCTCACGGCAGATCCATATAAACATGATGACTCCAAACTTGAATCTGGAACCAGAAGATGATTTTAAAGTCCTCATCCAAGTAGGTTCTGATAAGTCGATACGAGAGACATCACATGATCTTACCAAGGCCGATCCTGACCCAGGTCCTGTTTCCCTGGACTTGTCCCTCAACTTCAATCCCGGTGATGAAGAGTTGAAAGTTACAAGTGACACTAACTGTGAAGTAGGACCTGAAACTCATGCCTCAGCATCAGCAATTCCTAGAGTTTTCTCTTGTAATTATTGCTGGCGGAAATTCTTTAGCTCACAGGCATTAGGTGGACACCAGAATGCTCACAAAAGGGAGAGGACAATGGCGAAGCACGCAATGCGAATGGGGATGTTCGCTGAAAGGTACACAAGCCTAGCATCTCTGCCTCTTCATGGTTCCTCTTTTCAGTCGCTCGGACTTGAAGCTCATGCTGCAATGCACCAAGGACATGTGCATCATCATTCAATGAGGGCTCCTGATATAAGAGCTGCAGCAAAATTCGGTAAAGACTATTTTCGGATGCCgatcttcttggaagatgatgATGTCGGTCTATTTTGGCCTGGAAGTTTCAGACAGACTGATGAAAGGGGTGGTGTTAATTTGGGGCATGGTGAGCATGCTCATAATTCAAATACTTGTTTTGTAGTAGCAACTGCACCTCCAGCACAAACATCTGCATCTCCTGATCTCACTCTGAGGCTTTAA